One Aphidius gifuensis isolate YNYX2018 linkage group LG3, ASM1490517v1, whole genome shotgun sequence DNA window includes the following coding sequences:
- the LOC122853091 gene encoding pleckstrin homology-like domain family A member 1 encodes MKIFIALFAVLAVVAAYPYEDPWAQQAWQQQSAWQKPIVVKSDPWQQSGWQPSVWPQQSAWPQQSAWPQQSAWPQQSVWPQQSHGWQQKHVQHVDAIHVNQPHPIPPLHPHPLKLHGNDHVTHIHYAKPHLPHPHLIGYEVEVKEPEVKHVIKPAHGWA; translated from the exons ATGAAAATCTTC ATTGCCCTTTTCGCCGTCTTGGCCGTCGTTGCTGCTTACCCATACgag GATCCATGGGCACAACAAGCTTGGCAACAACAATCAGCATGGCAAAAACCAATTGTAGTTAAATCAGATCCTTGGCAACAATCTGGTTGGCAGCCATCTGTTTGGCCACAACAATCAGCTTGGCCACAACAATCAGCCTGGCCACAACAATCTGCTTGGCCACAACAATCAGTTTGGCCACAACAATCTCATGGTTGGCAACAGAAG caCGTTCAACATGTTGATGCCATCCACGTCAACCAACCACATCCAATTCCACCACTACACCCACACCCACTTAAACTTCATGGTAACGACCATGTAACACATATTCACTACGCCAAACCACATCTCCCACATCCACATCTTATTGGATACGAAGTTGAAGTTAAAGAACCAGAAGTCAAGCACGTCATCAAGCCAGCACATGGATGGGCATGA
- the LOC122853085 gene encoding chromatin modification-related protein EAF1-like isoform X2, with the protein MKFVLLSVACLVGVTLAAPSSSFRVKRTILPGDPRYGTEYHLKNQFAQGKSGEPAQTYGPPNYKSGTPISTVQPQQHAQVQKPSNAYLTPSTKQQQVVIPSTSYGSPVQKSSSQYSAPASSEVRQQQNNVPLTSYGTPVEIRAAPLVKEQHLQYQAPAQQQTQRFQAPVQQQTQKFQAPVQQQTYHYQASAPAPAPAQVQVQQYQTPVAHVQQYQAPVVQEEQQEAYVAPVEHHEAPVVQEENHFTVQTYEAPSVVEVAHQEQSFNAPSFNTQSFSVPTFSAPAFRAPSFSAPSFSAPSFSAPTFSAPSFSAQSFSAPSFAHVQTYQAPSVQAVPAPVYGAPIQTYQHTFIQKSSPVQFDDVEPTATAAPAPAPTPSAPVVAPTPAPAQGGFPSFPSAPSFPNFEQITQSISNIQFPDVSSLGSNFPFISQLFTQQQQQQQQDQQQQRFEVAAPQQDTVVVENLQRQAPQQPQPTQQAIGSNGGYVY; encoded by the exons ATGAAATTTGTCCTGTTGTCAGTG gcATGCCTGGTAGGTGTAACCCTCGCTGCACCATCATCGAGTTTTAGAGTTAAAAGGACTATCCTTCCTGGTGATCCACGATATGGTACCGAGTATCatcttaaaaatcaatttgctCAAGGAAAAAGTGGTGAACCAGCACAAACATACGGACCACCAAACTACAAATCTGGTACACCAATAAGTACAGTTCAGCCACAACAACATGCTCAG GTACAAAAGCCAAGTAATGCATACTTGACTCCTTCAAccaaacaacaacaagttgTTATTCCATCAACATCATATGGTTCACCAGTACAAAAATCAAGCAGCCAATATTCAGCACCAGCTTCTTCTGAAGTTAGACAACAACAAAACAATGTACCATTGACATCATATGGTACACCAGTTGAAATTCGTGCAGCACCACTTGTAAAAGAACAACACCTTCAATATCAAGCACCAGCTCAACAACAAACACAAAGATTCCAAGCTCCAGTACAACAACAGACacaaaaattccaagctccaGTACAACAACAAACATATCACTATCAAGCCTCAGCACCAGCTCCAGCTCCAGCTCAAGTACAAGTACAACAATATCAAACTCCAGTAGCTCATGTACAACAATATCAAGCTCCAGTTGTTCAAGAAGAACAACAAGAAGCTTATGTTGCTCCAGTAGAACATCATGAAGCTCCAGTTGTTCAAGAAGAAAATCATTTTACTGTACAAACTTATGAAGCACCATCAGTCGTTGAAGTAGCTCATCAAGAACAAAGTTTTAATGCTCCATCATTCAATACTCAATCATTCAGTGTACCAACATTCAGTGCACCCGCATTCAGAGCTCCATCATTCAGTGCTCCATCATTTAGTGCTCCATCATTCAGTGCACCCACATTCAGTGCTCCATCATTCAGTGCACAATCATTCAGTGCTCCATCATTTGCACATGTTCAAACTTATCAAGCTCCATCTGTACAAGCTGTACCAGCACCAGTTTATGGTGCTCCAATTCAAACTTACCAACACACAT ttattcaaAAATCATCACCAGTACAGTTTGATGATGTAGAaccaacagcaacagcagctcCAGCACCAGCTCCAACTCCAAGTGCTCCAGTTGTAGCTCCAACTCCAGCTCCAGCACAAGGTGGTTTTCCAAGTTTTCCAAGTGCTCCAAGCTTCCCAAACTTTGAACAAATCACTCAAAGTATCTCAAACATCCAATTTCCAGATGTATCAAGTCTTGGCTCAAATTTCCCATTCATCTCACAATTATTcacacaacaacaacaacagcaacaacaagaccaacaacaacaacgttTCGAGGTTGCAGCACCACAACAAGACACAgttgttgttgaaaatttacaacGTCAAGCACCACAACAACCTCAACCAACTCAACAAGCAATTGGATCCAATGGTGGATAcgtttactaa
- the LOC122851086 gene encoding uncharacterized protein LOC122851086 encodes MSNSISFRYNNNNDYNLDNYNSFEPKFLSQSVHFKEIPTKTIQITKTVAIKVPVPYPVKIPVHIPVHVPVPQIVKVPEPYQVTKYQQQIPMVMDKQVSHFNPILYKNYPQNFKINLEEKVKNSFDQHGQYDYSHLYKNTVKKDDVNGYNDHVSSRHFDIIHPDYDDRNN; translated from the exons atGAGCAATT caATATCATTtcgttataataataataatgattataatttagataattataattcatttgagccaaaatttttatcacaatcagtgcattttaaagaaattccaacgaaaacaatacaaataacaaaaacagtTGCAATTAAAGTTCCAGTTCCTTATCCAGTCAAG atacCAGTTCACATACCAGTTCATGTTCCAGTGCCACAGATAGTGAAAGTACCAGAACCTTATCAAGTGACAAagtatcaacaacaaattccAATGGTTATGGATAAACAAGTGTCACATTTTAATCCAAttctatacaaaaattatcctcaaaattttaaaattaatcttgaAGAGAAagtgaaaaattcatttgatcaACATGGACAATATGATTATTcacatttgtataaaaataccGTTAAAAAGGATGATGTCAATGGCTATAACGATCATGTATCATCAAgacattttgatattattcatCCTGATTATGATGACCGTAATAATTGa
- the LOC122853081 gene encoding endothelin-converting enzyme homolog: MNNESNERKDENESVYSINSTANLVAVKSRETYFKRRRKKTGILLYILSFLIAGLLAGVTTLGILYSKARADSLVLCDSEECVRIAASLKESMDTSADPCQDFYQYACGRWSDNHPTPDTNMMNSWFSERSDKVTWRVRELLRKNLTDAPWAVKQAKILYKSCINLESMDDQGLTPLFNLLKNLDLPQIPAALGHKDGNFITKMAKVRKFLGKDVFIGIDVIPDPRNRSKNVIIIDTPSAISPLPGDKEIENRLKTLKAKMTKIDEHSDELNKNNQSLSSIEKNYIASVIKEITNNGSLNSCDLNNNTLLSHDDKFFKLASKIYELSGTFYYLSHADHNETISDEDLSENDYMTIDQLQQITDAYVKSENSSVTPRIIWRPFIEEIFNDIPDVDLNKIDRILVANLGYIKNLALFLASTDDDMLETAIWWIAVEVVTPHSSNNLRKIWSDYIDKLVDVEDYDPRSLHCADVVNYMMGMAVSWLFVDPEFHNTTGKNVIEMLENIRKSFETLVSKLIWMDKKTKIATLEKSKKMEYVIGHPEWLFDEDTLNEYYKGIDMKENSYLDNMLTIARLMSQSELEIIQKINYMNDTYWGAEPTDVNAVYTVIANHITIPAGILQFPFYNLGLEALNYGAIGTILGHELTHGFDNSGRLYDGDGNLRQWWSNETVIEYKDKVECFIDHYSSYHEAEVNENIDGKLTLDENIADNGGLREAVFAYKRWKNKHGQERYLPGFTHLTHDQLLFLGFAHLWCEAYTPESLRWMLRDSHSPGHIRLRAVLTNSKEFNEAWKCPYDSPMNPYKKCRIW, translated from the exons ATGAACAACGAATCAAACGAACGAA aagatGAAAATGAATCTGTATATTCAATCAATAGTACTGCAAATTTGGTTGCTGTTAAATCCAGAGAAACata cTTCAAACGAAGGCGTAAAAAAACTggtattttactttatattttatcgttTTTGATTGCTGGTTTACTTGCTGGTGTTACTACACTAGGTATTTTAT atTCCAAAGCTCGTGCTGATAGCCTTGTTTTATGTGACTCTGAAGAATGTGTACGTATTG ctGCAAGTTTAAAAGAATCAATGGACACATCAGCAGATCCATGTCAAGATTTTTACCA atatgcATGTGGAAGATGGTCGGATAATCATCCAACGCCAGATACAAATATGATGAATTCATGGTTCAGTGAAAGATCTGACAAAGTTACATGGAGAGTCAGagaattattaagaaaaaatttaactgatgCACCTTGGGCTGTTAAACAAGCTAAAATACTTTATAAAAGTTGTATTAATttag aatcTATGGATGATCAAGGACTGAcaccattatttaatttgctcAAAAATCTCGATCTACCTCAAATACCAGCTGCACTTGGTCATAAAGAtggtaattttattactaaaaTGGCAAAAGTTAGAAAATTTCTTGGAAAAGATGTTTTTATTGGAATTGACGTTATTCCAGATCCAAGAAATCGAagtaaaaatgttattataattgataCACCTTCAGCAATAAGTCCTCTACCagg agacaaagaaattgaaaatagacTGAAAACATTAAAAgcaaaaatgacaaaaattgatgaacattctgatgaattaaataaaaacaatcaaagtttatcatcaattgaaaaaaattatattgcatcggtaattaaagaaataacaaataatggtAGTTTAAATTCttgtgatttaaataataatactttgcTATctcatgatgataaattttttaaacttgccAGTAAAATATATGAACTAAGTGGAACATTTTATTAC cTGTCTCATGCTGATCATAATGAGACAATATCAGACGAGGATTTGAGTGAAAATGATTACATGACAATTGATCAATTACAACAAATAACAGATGCTTATGTAAAAAGTGAAAATTCATCTGTAACACCAAGAATAATTTGGCGACCGTTTAtagaagaaatatttaatgatatacCTGATGtcgatttgaataaaattgatagaaTTCTAGTTGCCAATTTGggatacataaaaaatttagctctTTTTTTAGCATCAACAGACGATGATATGCTTG aaacAGCCATATGGTGGATTGCTGTAGAAGTTGTAACTCCacattcatcaaataatttacgtAAAATTTGGTCAGATTATATCGACAAACTTGTTGATGTTGAAGATTATGATCCACGTTCACTTCATTGTGCTGATGTTGTTAATTACATGATGGGTATGGCTGTATCATGGTTATTTGTTGATCCAGAATTTCATAATACAACTGGTAAAAATGTTATTGAGATGCtagaaaatattagaaaatcaTTTGAGACACTtgttagtaaattaatttggatggataaaaaaactaaaattgcAACATtagaaaaatctaaaaaaatggaatatgTTATTGGTCATCCTGAATGGTTATTTGATGAAGATACACTTAATGAATATTACAAAggg ATTGATATGAAGGAAAATTCATACCTTGATAATATGCTGACTATTGCAAGACTAATGAGTCAAAGTGAATtggaaataattcaaaaaattaattacatgaaTGACACATA ctGGGGGGCTGAACCAACTGATGTTAATGCTGTTTACACAGTCATAGCTAATCACATAA CAATACCTGCTGGAATATTACAGTttccattttataatttgggtcttga AGCTTTAAATTATGGTGCAATTGGTACAATTTTGGGTCATGAATTGACACATGGATTTGATAATTCTGGTAGGCTTTATGATGGTGATGGAAATTTACGTCAATGGTGGAGTAATGAAACAGTTATTGAGTACAAAGACAAAGTTGAATGTTTTATTGATCATTACAGTAGCTACCACGAAGCCGAG GTCAATGAGAATATTGATGGAAAACTAACACTCGATGAAAATATTGCTGATAATGGTGGCCTCCGTGAAGCTGTATTTGCATACAAAAGGTGGAAAAATAAACATGGACAAGAACGTTATCTACCTGGCTTTACACATTTAACACatgatcaattattatttttaggtttTGCTCat ctgtGGTGTGAAGCTTATACACCAGAATCATTGAGATGGATGTTGCGAGATTCTCATTCACCAGGACACATTAGATTACGTGCTGTTTTAACAAATTCAAAAGAATTTAATGAAGCTTGGAAGTGTCCATATGATTCTCCAATGAATCCATATAAAAAATGTCGAAtatggtag
- the LOC122853085 gene encoding chromatin modification-related protein EAF1-like isoform X1, which produces MKFVLLSVACLVGVTLAAPSSSFRVKRTILPGDPRYGTEYHLKNQFAQGKSGEPAQTYGPPNYKSGTPISTVQPQQHAQYYQQVQKPSNAYLTPSTKQQQVVIPSTSYGSPVQKSSSQYSAPASSEVRQQQNNVPLTSYGTPVEIRAAPLVKEQHLQYQAPAQQQTQRFQAPVQQQTQKFQAPVQQQTYHYQASAPAPAPAQVQVQQYQTPVAHVQQYQAPVVQEEQQEAYVAPVEHHEAPVVQEENHFTVQTYEAPSVVEVAHQEQSFNAPSFNTQSFSVPTFSAPAFRAPSFSAPSFSAPSFSAPTFSAPSFSAQSFSAPSFAHVQTYQAPSVQAVPAPVYGAPIQTYQHTFIQKSSPVQFDDVEPTATAAPAPAPTPSAPVVAPTPAPAQGGFPSFPSAPSFPNFEQITQSISNIQFPDVSSLGSNFPFISQLFTQQQQQQQQDQQQQRFEVAAPQQDTVVVENLQRQAPQQPQPTQQAIGSNGGYVY; this is translated from the exons ATGAAATTTGTCCTGTTGTCAGTG gcATGCCTGGTAGGTGTAACCCTCGCTGCACCATCATCGAGTTTTAGAGTTAAAAGGACTATCCTTCCTGGTGATCCACGATATGGTACCGAGTATCatcttaaaaatcaatttgctCAAGGAAAAAGTGGTGAACCAGCACAAACATACGGACCACCAAACTACAAATCTGGTACACCAATAAGTACAGTTCAGCCACAACAACATGCTCAG TATTATCAACAGGTACAAAAGCCAAGTAATGCATACTTGACTCCTTCAAccaaacaacaacaagttgTTATTCCATCAACATCATATGGTTCACCAGTACAAAAATCAAGCAGCCAATATTCAGCACCAGCTTCTTCTGAAGTTAGACAACAACAAAACAATGTACCATTGACATCATATGGTACACCAGTTGAAATTCGTGCAGCACCACTTGTAAAAGAACAACACCTTCAATATCAAGCACCAGCTCAACAACAAACACAAAGATTCCAAGCTCCAGTACAACAACAGACacaaaaattccaagctccaGTACAACAACAAACATATCACTATCAAGCCTCAGCACCAGCTCCAGCTCCAGCTCAAGTACAAGTACAACAATATCAAACTCCAGTAGCTCATGTACAACAATATCAAGCTCCAGTTGTTCAAGAAGAACAACAAGAAGCTTATGTTGCTCCAGTAGAACATCATGAAGCTCCAGTTGTTCAAGAAGAAAATCATTTTACTGTACAAACTTATGAAGCACCATCAGTCGTTGAAGTAGCTCATCAAGAACAAAGTTTTAATGCTCCATCATTCAATACTCAATCATTCAGTGTACCAACATTCAGTGCACCCGCATTCAGAGCTCCATCATTCAGTGCTCCATCATTTAGTGCTCCATCATTCAGTGCACCCACATTCAGTGCTCCATCATTCAGTGCACAATCATTCAGTGCTCCATCATTTGCACATGTTCAAACTTATCAAGCTCCATCTGTACAAGCTGTACCAGCACCAGTTTATGGTGCTCCAATTCAAACTTACCAACACACAT ttattcaaAAATCATCACCAGTACAGTTTGATGATGTAGAaccaacagcaacagcagctcCAGCACCAGCTCCAACTCCAAGTGCTCCAGTTGTAGCTCCAACTCCAGCTCCAGCACAAGGTGGTTTTCCAAGTTTTCCAAGTGCTCCAAGCTTCCCAAACTTTGAACAAATCACTCAAAGTATCTCAAACATCCAATTTCCAGATGTATCAAGTCTTGGCTCAAATTTCCCATTCATCTCACAATTATTcacacaacaacaacaacagcaacaacaagaccaacaacaacaacgttTCGAGGTTGCAGCACCACAACAAGACACAgttgttgttgaaaatttacaacGTCAAGCACCACAACAACCTCAACCAACTCAACAAGCAATTGGATCCAATGGTGGATAcgtttactaa